Below is a window of Geomonas oryzisoli DNA.
ATCGTGTCGGCTCCACCGGACGGCACGGGCGCCCCAGGGGTAGTGGTCAACTACCCCTACACGGTGACCAACGTGGGCAACGCCGACAACGCCTTCGCCCTGTCGGCCACCCTCCCCGGCGGCTGGAGGGGAGAACTCTTCGCCGATGACGGCGCCGGCGGTGGCGTTGCCGGCGACGGAATCCGCCAGGCGGGTGAGATCCGCGCCTGCCTGGGTACCGGCAACCTCGCGCCGGGAGCGCCCTACCGCTTCTTCCTCGCGGTCACGGTACCCGAATCCGCCGCTGACGGGGCGCGCGCTGAATCGCTCCTTGCCGTTTCGGGGGACGGGGCGAGCGGGACCGACCGGGTCGACACCACGGCCGTCGCCCCCGTGGTGGTCCTGAGCGAGGGGGTGCGCAACCTGACCAGGGGCGGGATCTTCGCACCCAGTGCCGATGCGGTGCCGGGGGATGTGCTCCAGTACCGGATGGCGGTCACCAACGGCGGTTCCGCGCCCGCCACCTCCGTTACCATCGACAGCCCCATCCCCGCCGGGCTGACTGTTGCCGCCGACTCGCTATTGATATCGCTTGCCTCTACCGGCGAAGGGGCTCCCTGTGCCGCGACGGAATGCGGCCTGGCGAGGATCGAGCAGGGGACCCTGACCGCGCAGCTCGGAGCGGGGGCCACCTCCGCCGCCGGCGGAACCCTGCCCCCCGGCAGGACCATCTACCTGTTCTTCAAGGCCCAAATCCAATAATGCATTGATCGGGGAAACTGATGACGGTCCCGGGCTGGCGCAAGATGGGAGGGAGAGTGCTGCGGGTGTACCTTCTCGGGGTGGCGCTGGTGCTCGCTCTCCCCGGTGGTGCGCTCTGCCTCACCCCGTCCGGGACGGTGATCAGCCACGATTTCACGGCGCGGTTCGCGACGCCCCTCCTGCGCCAGGCGCGCTCCAACCAGACCCAGATCACGGTGCGGGACCTGGCGGACCCGGAACTGGTTCCCCCCCGGACCGCGACCGCCAGGGCCGGGGTCCCGGTCGACTTCCAGCATGTCCTCACCAACAGGGGGAATTCCCCGGACAGCTTCCAGCTGAAGGCGGCGCCGCAGGCGGGGGTGACGGAAACGGGTCCCGCGCCCGCCTTGCGTTTCTACCAGGCCGACGGCGTCACGCCGGTACCGGTGAACCCGGAGGGGGTCCAGGTCGTGGGGCCGGTCCCGGCCGGCGCGTCGGTTAACCTCGTGCTGCGCGCCACTGCCGCCGCGGGAAGCGAGGGGAGGGTGACGACCATCCTCCTGTCGGCGACCTCGCTGCTGGCTCCGGCGCGCAGCAGCAGCGTCGCCGACCTGTTGCAGGTTCCCGTGCCGGGAAGCGTCGCCGTGCTGAAGACGGTCACCCCGGCGGGGGCGGTGCTCCCGGGAACGGTCCTTTCCTACCGTCTCGTCATCAGTAACGGCGAGGCGTCGCCGGTGGCCGGAGTCGTGGTGGTGGACCCACTCGACGAGCTTCTCGAGTTCCAGCCGGGAAGCGCAACCCTCCCCGACGGGATCCCCGGTACGGCAAGCTACGACGCCGGCAGCAGGTCGCTGCGCTTCGAAATCCCGTCGCTTCCCGCCGGAACCGGAGCGGAGGTGACCTTCCGTGCCGCCGTGCGCCAGGATGCCCCCGGCAACGCCCCCATCGTCAACACCGCCGGCGTCACCAGCAGTTTGAGCGCCACGCCGGCCCTCAGTAACAGCACCTTCAACACCGTGCTGGCGCGCGCCCTGGTGGTCGTCAAACAGGCCGGCAGCGCGGCTGCCGAGGCGGGGGACATCGTTCCCTACAGCGTGCGGGTGGAGAACGTAGGCGCCGCCCTTTTGGAGCATGTCACGGTGGAGGACCGCATCCCCAGGGGATTCCGGTACCTGAGGGGATCGAGCCACCTGGACGGCTTCGCGGTCGCGGACCCTGCGGGATCGTCGCGGCAGCTCAGGTGGGACCTGGGAACCATGGCACCCGGTGCGGTGAAGGTGCTTTCCTACCGGCTGGTCCTCTCGGCCGAAGTTCCGGTGGGGACCAGCGTCAACTGGGCCCAGGCCTCCGGGGTCACCCGGACCGGGAGCGCCAGCATCTCTCCTCCGGCCAGTGCGGCCGTCAAGGTGCGTCCCTCCATTCTCGGGGACAAGGCGGTGATCATGGGCAGGATCTTTCGGGACCGCAACGGCAACGGCATCCCCGACCCCGGGGAACCGGGGGAGCCCGGCGTCAGGATCTACCTCGAGGACGGCTCCTTCGTTTTGAGCGACGGCGAGGGGAAGTACAGTTTCACGGGAGTCGCCTCCGGTAACCACGTGCTGAAGATAGACCGCAGCACCCTGGACCCGGCGCTGCGCTCGCTGCCGTACAACACCGCGTTCGCCGGGGTGGGGTGGTCTCAGTTCGTCATGGTTCCCTTCGGCGGGCCTGCGCGCGGCGACTTCGCCTTGGTGCCGAAAGCGGCGACGACCTTGCCCCCGGCCGCGGCTCCCGCAGGGACCGCTCCTCCTGCCGCCGCAGGGACTGCTCCTCCTGCCGCCGCAGGGACTGCTCCTCCTGCCGCGGCCGCCCCGACGACCCCGCCGCCTGCCGCGGCTCCCCTGACGGCCGCGCCCCCCGCGATCCCTGCCGACTGGCTCCTGGTCGGACTGGGGAGCGCTACCGTGGGGGCCAAGGCCGGCGGGGGCGACGCAGGCGTCTTCCATGACCAGCGCCTCGCCTTCTACACCCGCGGCACCCTGCTGGGGGACTACCGCCTCACCGCCGCCTACGACTCCGGCAAGGAGCGCCGCGACGGGGTGTTCCAGGCCATCGACCCCGAGAAATACTACCCGGTCTACGGCGACGCCAGCGACATCGGCTACGACGCGCAGTCCAGGGGAAAGCTTTTCCTCAAGGTCCAATCCGGCCGCTCCTACCTCATGGAAGGGGACTACCGCACCGACCTCTCCGAGAACGAATTCTCCCGCTACGACCGCGCCCTCAACGGGGCCACCTTCGCGGTGAACCGGGACAACGTCACCGTCAAAGGGTTTGAAAGCCGCACCGAGGAGACCGTCGTTCGCGACCAGATCCCAGGCAACGGCACCTCCGGGCATTACCTGCTCTCCCGTCGGCCGGTATTCGAGAACAGCGAGCGGGTCCGCATCGAGGTGCGCGACCGCTACCATTCCGAGCGCGTCATCTCCATCACGGAGAAGGTTCGCTACGCGGACTACTCCATCGACTACCTCTCCGGGACCATCCTGTTCAAGGAGCCGGTCCCTTCGCTGGACCAGTTCCTGAACCCGGTCACCATCGTGGTGACCTACCAGGCCGATGGGGGGGGCGACAAGCGCTACGTTTACGGCGGGCGCGCCCTGATCCGCAGCGACGCGGGCTCCTACCTCGGCGGGACCGCCGTCATCGAGGAGCACCCCTTCAAGAACACCACCCTCTACGGCCTCGACGCCGGATGGCGCCCCGGGAGATGGCTCGACCTGAAGGGGGAGGGCGCGGTGAGCGAGAGCCTGGAAAAAGGGAGGGGGAGCGCCTGGAAGACCGACCTGGTCCTGCGCCCGGTCGACCCCCTCACGCTCGCACTGTACTACCGCAAGGTGGAGAGCGACTTCTTCAATCCCTCCATGAGCGGCAACGAGATCGGCACCGAGAAGTTCGGCGGCCGTCTGGACTACCGGGCCCCCGCGGAGATGCTCGTTTTCGCCGAGAGCTTCGTGCAACGCAACCTGATCGCGGACCGCAGGCTGTTCGGAAACCAGCTCGGGGTGGCCAGGAAGTACTCCCTGCTGCAGGCGGACGCCGGCGTCAAGCTGGTACGCGAGGAGAAGGAGGGGAAAGAGGGCGCCGCCGATCTCGTCTACGGCGGCATCAAGGGGAGCGTGACGGCGAAGCTCGACGCCACGCTGCAGCGCGAACAGTTGCTCTCCTCCTCGACCATCGCGGAGTACCAGTCCAAGACCTTTCTCAAACTCGACTACCGTCTGAACGACCGGACCAAGGCCTTCATCACGGAGGAGTACCAGGAGGGCTCGCCGCTCATCCGGCACGCGACCCTCTTCGGGATGGAAAGCAAGCTGAGCGACCGGATGCGTATAACCAGCGGTTATTCGCTGTCCAGCGGTGTCATGGGGAACACCGAGCAAAGCAACATCGACCTGCACAGCAAGGTCGTGGATCAGGAGGGTTTCAGCCTGACCTCGCGTACCGGCTACCAGCTGGAAAACTCGCTCTCCGGCGAGCGCGGCCAGGCGGTCCTGGGGCTGAACAGCCGCTACCGAGTGGCGCAGGGGCTCCTTGTGAGCTCCGGTTTCGAACGGGTGCAGACGGTGCAGGGGGATAACGGCACCCGTACCGCCTTCACCCTGGCGGGGGAGTACCTGCGCCCCCGCGACCTGAAGCTCACCGGCCGCTACGAGATCAGGACCGGTCCCGGCGAAACCGCCTCGCTCTACGATGCCCACACGGCCTACCGGTTGAACCCCTCTTTTACGCTGTTGGCGAAGGCCTCCCTCTGGGACCGCGACGCCGATGCCGGTCATGACATCACCGCGGACAGCTACCTGGGCGGCGCCTTCCGCCCCTTGGCGGGGAACCCGCTCCAGCTCCTTTCCCTGCTGCGCTACAAGGTGGAAAAGCGCGCGACCCTGGCCGGTAGCCCCGACCTGCGCAGCCTGATCGTCTCGACCGAACCCACCTACCGACTGGTGAGCCGGTGGACGGCGCAAGGGAAGTACGCCGGGAAGCTGAGCTGGTCCGCAGGGGCGGGGGGGCGCTGGAACACCTACACGGACCTCGTGCTCGCCGGCCTCTCCTACGACCTCACCGAGCGTTGGGAGCTGTCGGCTTACCTAAAGCTGTTGAACCAGTACGACGCTGGGATGCACTCCCTGGGCGCGGTGGGGAGCGCCGGCTATCGCATCTACCGAAACGTCGTGCTCTCGGCGGGGTACAACTACGCGCGGCTGGACGACCGCGACCTGACCGGGGAGAACTACCAGGGGCAGGGACCCTTCGTGGGCATCAAGGTCAAGTTCGACGAGGAGATGTTCGAGTCCGACGATGCCAAGGTGACGCCGCCTCCCCCGGCGCCGGTCGCTGCGGCCCCGCCCGAACCGGTGCCGGAGCGGGAACCGGAGCCGGTTGCGGCCGTGCTGGTCACCCTGGAGCGCCTGGACGAGCCGTTGCTCCTCTCGGGAAGCGCAGAGCTCTTCACCCTGCTCGTCAACGGGGAGGCCGCCCGGCTGCCCTCCACCGCGGTCACCCTGTCCCGGGAACGGCTCGCCTCGCTGGAGCTGAAGGGGGGACGGTTCGCCAGGCCGCTGCGGCTTCTTGCCAGCGTGGACGAGCCGGACCAGATCCGTTCCTGGAGTCTCGTCTTCATGGACCGCGCCGGAGAGGTGATCAGAAAGACCGGCGGCAGGGGCGCCCCCCCCAAGCGGATCGACTGGGCGGGTAACACCGACCGGAGCAGGGTGGAGCAGGGGGAAATCTACCAGTGCCAGCTCCAGGTGACCTACCTGGACGGGTCCGTGTTCCGGACCGGGCGCGAGCTCTTCGGCGTCGACCGTCGCGAGGCCGTTCTGCTCACCCTGGCCGGCGGCGCCTTCGTGTTCGACAAGTCCGCTCTGACCACGCAGGCCAAACGCCTTCTGAGCGGGGCGGCCCGGGTGCTCCGGGAGCATCCCGACGAGAAGGTCATCGTCGAGGGGCATACCGACGGCATCGGCAGCGTGGAGTACAACATGGCCCTCTCCCGAAGACGCTGCGATGCAGCCGCGCAGTACCTGGTGCAGGCGGAAGGGATCGACCCGGCCCGTCTGCTGCGGCGCTGGTACGGCAAGTCCAGGCCGGTCGCCGACAACGTCACCACCCCCGGCCGGCGCTTGAACCGCCGGGTGGAGCTGAAGGGGGACTTTCAGCAGCTAAGCCCCACCGGCCCCGACGACCGCTACCGCACCCGTCCCTTCGTGATCATCAACGGGCAGGACGTCCCGGTCGACGCCCTGGGGCGTTTCGAGACCTCTCTTCCCGGCGAGACCGGCCGTCTCAAGGTGGAGATGGGAGATGCGCGTGGCAGGTACCTCGCCACCGAACTGCCGCTGCCGGAAGTGACCGTGGCGCAACCATCCGGCGCCGTCCTGGTCCGGTACGGTGCCGCCGCTTCCGGTGTCAGCGTCTCGGCGGATGGCGCCATCCTCTGCCGGGTGTCGGGCTCCGCCGGGGCGGGAGAGCGGCTGGAGCTCGACGGCCGCGAGCTCCCGCTGACCCCGCTGGGGACCTTTGCGGTGGAGTTTCCGCTGGGAAGCGGCGACCGGGTGCTCGGCATGGTGGTCAGAAACGGCGTCGGCTGCTCCAAGCTCCTCAACCTGCGGCTTCGCTCCGAGAAACATCTGGTCGCGCCCGCGCAGGTGCAGCCGTGACCGCCGGCGCAGGTATCAAAAGACGCGTCAAAAGGCTCGCCGGGGTGGCTGCCGAGACCTGCCTCGCCCTCATGCTGGTCCTGGTGCTCTTCTGGCTTTTCATCCTGTTCCTGTTCGCGGTCTTTCCCTCCGGGACGCCGATCAAGGAGCTGGTCTCCGACACCGGTGCGGACTCGCCGCTGTCGCGCGGCGCCGACAAGCGTCCCGAGGCGGCCCTGCAGTCACTGCTGCGCGACGTCCGCTACCGGCGCGGCGATTCCGTCGCCTGGGGCGATGCCAGCGAAGGGATGCTCCTGTACAACCGCGACGCGGTGCAGACCTTCGACCGCTCGGGGGCGACCATTTCCTTCGCGCCCGGGGACCGTCTCGCCATGGGGAGCAATTCGATGGTGGTGGTGAGCCGCCTGAACGAAACCCTGGAAGGGGGACCGCGGTCGTACCGGGTGCACGTGGAGGGTGAGCTGCGGGGGAGTTTCTCGGCCGAGAAGAGGGTGCGACTGGAGGTTGCCACCGCCGGGCATCTGGCCCGGGTGGTCCCCGGCGTGGCCCGCTTCAGCTTCATCCCGCTCGGGGACAACGCCTCCAGTCTCACCGTTCACGCC
It encodes the following:
- a CDS encoding OmpA family protein; its protein translation is MTVPGWRKMGGRVLRVYLLGVALVLALPGGALCLTPSGTVISHDFTARFATPLLRQARSNQTQITVRDLADPELVPPRTATARAGVPVDFQHVLTNRGNSPDSFQLKAAPQAGVTETGPAPALRFYQADGVTPVPVNPEGVQVVGPVPAGASVNLVLRATAAAGSEGRVTTILLSATSLLAPARSSSVADLLQVPVPGSVAVLKTVTPAGAVLPGTVLSYRLVISNGEASPVAGVVVVDPLDELLEFQPGSATLPDGIPGTASYDAGSRSLRFEIPSLPAGTGAEVTFRAAVRQDAPGNAPIVNTAGVTSSLSATPALSNSTFNTVLARALVVVKQAGSAAAEAGDIVPYSVRVENVGAALLEHVTVEDRIPRGFRYLRGSSHLDGFAVADPAGSSRQLRWDLGTMAPGAVKVLSYRLVLSAEVPVGTSVNWAQASGVTRTGSASISPPASAAVKVRPSILGDKAVIMGRIFRDRNGNGIPDPGEPGEPGVRIYLEDGSFVLSDGEGKYSFTGVASGNHVLKIDRSTLDPALRSLPYNTAFAGVGWSQFVMVPFGGPARGDFALVPKAATTLPPAAAPAGTAPPAAAGTAPPAAAGTAPPAAAAPTTPPPAAAPLTAAPPAIPADWLLVGLGSATVGAKAGGGDAGVFHDQRLAFYTRGTLLGDYRLTAAYDSGKERRDGVFQAIDPEKYYPVYGDASDIGYDAQSRGKLFLKVQSGRSYLMEGDYRTDLSENEFSRYDRALNGATFAVNRDNVTVKGFESRTEETVVRDQIPGNGTSGHYLLSRRPVFENSERVRIEVRDRYHSERVISITEKVRYADYSIDYLSGTILFKEPVPSLDQFLNPVTIVVTYQADGGGDKRYVYGGRALIRSDAGSYLGGTAVIEEHPFKNTTLYGLDAGWRPGRWLDLKGEGAVSESLEKGRGSAWKTDLVLRPVDPLTLALYYRKVESDFFNPSMSGNEIGTEKFGGRLDYRAPAEMLVFAESFVQRNLIADRRLFGNQLGVARKYSLLQADAGVKLVREEKEGKEGAADLVYGGIKGSVTAKLDATLQREQLLSSSTIAEYQSKTFLKLDYRLNDRTKAFITEEYQEGSPLIRHATLFGMESKLSDRMRITSGYSLSSGVMGNTEQSNIDLHSKVVDQEGFSLTSRTGYQLENSLSGERGQAVLGLNSRYRVAQGLLVSSGFERVQTVQGDNGTRTAFTLAGEYLRPRDLKLTGRYEIRTGPGETASLYDAHTAYRLNPSFTLLAKASLWDRDADAGHDITADSYLGGAFRPLAGNPLQLLSLLRYKVEKRATLAGSPDLRSLIVSTEPTYRLVSRWTAQGKYAGKLSWSAGAGGRWNTYTDLVLAGLSYDLTERWELSAYLKLLNQYDAGMHSLGAVGSAGYRIYRNVVLSAGYNYARLDDRDLTGENYQGQGPFVGIKVKFDEEMFESDDAKVTPPPPAPVAAAPPEPVPEREPEPVAAVLVTLERLDEPLLLSGSAELFTLLVNGEAARLPSTAVTLSRERLASLELKGGRFARPLRLLASVDEPDQIRSWSLVFMDRAGEVIRKTGGRGAPPKRIDWAGNTDRSRVEQGEIYQCQLQVTYLDGSVFRTGRELFGVDRREAVLLTLAGGAFVFDKSALTTQAKRLLSGAARVLREHPDEKVIVEGHTDGIGSVEYNMALSRRRCDAAAQYLVQAEGIDPARLLRRWYGKSRPVADNVTTPGRRLNRRVELKGDFQQLSPTGPDDRYRTRPFVIINGQDVPVDALGRFETSLPGETGRLKVEMGDARGRYLATELPLPEVTVAQPSGAVLVRYGAAASGVSVSADGAILCRVSGSAGAGERLELDGRELPLTPLGTFAVEFPLGSGDRVLGMVVRNGVGCSKLLNLRLRSEKHLVAPAQVQP
- a CDS encoding COG1470 family protein → MGNGAFAACQPDLMVRLASETDAAYLGEGIYESTARVQSRSQPAYPGLPAQFRVLVKNAGDQPDRFLLTAPGSSAAVTVSYLDAAGVDRSAALSGGGYLTALLAPGESLFLLVRVTPAAFTAGASYRVAVTAVSVGEPLAVDQAKTETIACLGTAAVIVSAPPDGTGAPGVVVNYPYTVTNVGNADNAFALSATLPGGWRGELFADDGAGGGVAGDGIRQAGEIRACLGTGNLAPGAPYRFFLAVTVPESAADGARAESLLAVSGDGASGTDRVDTTAVAPVVVLSEGVRNLTRGGIFAPSADAVPGDVLQYRMAVTNGGSAPATSVTIDSPIPAGLTVAADSLLISLASTGEGAPCAATECGLARIEQGTLTAQLGAGATSAAGGTLPPGRTIYLFFKAQIQ